A DNA window from Acomys russatus chromosome 7, mAcoRus1.1, whole genome shotgun sequence contains the following coding sequences:
- the LOC127191985 gene encoding olfactory receptor 52A1-like has translation MLNSVKPNNASYLNPKTVILIGIPGLEHVQFWIGFPFSAVCLVALLGNIILLVIIPAERSLHQPMYIFLAVLAATDIGLCVAIAPKMLAIFWFRAYSMAFDACLLQLFFIHTLQCMESGILLAMAFDRYIAICDPLRHTSILTPLVVGRMIVVVVIRAIVLVGLLPILIKRLHLFYSIQIAHSYCEHMAVVKLSADDVHVNKICGLFVGFSILGFDMIFILISYALIFRAVFQLQQKEARLKAFNTCTAHIFVFLEFYILAFFSFFSHRFGHVVPSTHILLSTIYLLLPPALNPIVYGVKNMVIRKRVAQIFVLNRGCHQ, from the coding sequence ATGCTGAACTCAGTGAAACCCAACAACGCATCATATTTAAACCctaaaactgtaattttgattgGAATTCCTGGCCTAGAGCATGTACAGTTTTGGATTGGATTTCCATTCTCTGCAGTGTGCCTAGTGGCTCTCTTGGGAAATATAATTTTGTTGGTCATCATCCCAGCTGAGCGTAGCTTGCACCAGCCCATGTACATCTTCCTGGCAGTGCTGGCAGCTACAGACATAGGACTCTGTGTGGCCATTGCCCCCAAAATGTTAGCTATCTTTTGGTTCAGGGCTTATTCCATGGCCTTTGATGCCTGCCTACTCCAGCTGTTCTTTATTCATACTTTGCAGTGCATGGAGTCTGGTATTCTACTGGCAATGGCTTTTGATCGCTACATTGCCATCTGTGATCCTCTGAGGCACACTTCTATCCTCACACCTTTAGTTGTAGGTCgtatgatagtggtggtggtaatTCGAGCAATAGTACTAGTAGGTCTGCTACCGATTCTAATAAAAAGACTGCATCTTTTTTATTCCATTCAAATTGCCCACTCTTACTGTGAGCACATGGCTGTGGTAAAGCTTTCAGCAGATGATGTGCATGTCAATAAAATATGCGGTCTTTTTGTGGGGTTTAGCATTCTGGGATTTGACATGATTTTTATCCTCATCTCGTATGCACTGATTTTCCGGGCTGTTTTTCAACTTCAACAAAAGGAGGCACGGCTCAAAGCCTTTAATACCTGCACtgctcacatttttgtttttctagagttttatattcttgcctttttttcctttttcagccaCCGTTTTGGTCACGTTGTTCCCTCAACTCACATTCTTCTGTCAACAATCTACCTCCTCCTGCCACCTGCTCTCAACCCTATTGTTTATGGTGTAAAAAACATGGTCATTCGTAAGCGGGTGGCACAGATCTTTGTTCTGAATCGTGGGTGTCATCAGTAA